In the Pyrococcus kukulkanii genome, one interval contains:
- a CDS encoding type II toxin-antitoxin system PemK/MazF family toxin has product MNQRNELLQWEIVLLDFPFVDLIGKKLRPALIASNNNLNKISNAVIALQITSNIRSGFTEYNIKITDNDVIRYPGTKPLRPSLIKPYVIFTIEKSLIRKRIGILKREKVIEVKESLRRIFDL; this is encoded by the coding sequence ATGAACCAAAGGAATGAGCTCCTTCAGTGGGAGATAGTCCTCCTTGATTTCCCCTTCGTTGATCTTATTGGCAAAAAACTTCGTCCTGCCCTCATTGCTTCAAATAATAATCTCAACAAAATTTCAAACGCCGTTATAGCTCTTCAAATCACGTCTAATATTAGAAGTGGTTTCACTGAGTACAACATTAAAATCACCGATAACGATGTTATACGTTATCCTGGGACGAAACCCTTAAGACCAAGCCTGATAAAGCCGTACGTTATTTTTACGATTGAAAAGTCTTTGATAAGAAAACGAATTGGTATCCTCAAGAGAGAAAAGGTTATAGAAGTCAAAGAAAGCCTCAGGCGAATCTTTGATCTTTAG
- the taw3 gene encoding tRNA(Phe) 7-((3-amino-3-carboxypropyl)-4-demethylwyosine(37)-N(4))-methyltransferase Taw3 encodes MKFTENFERAKKEALMSLEIALRRGEVDEDIIPLLKKINSMENYFTTSSCSGRISVMEMPHFGDKVNAKWLGKWHREVEFEEVMEAIKKHREGQLWLLVRSPILHVGARTLEDAVKLVNLAVSCGFKYSNIKSISDRKLIVEIRSTERLDAFLGEGGELLVSEDYIRKLVEVANAQLKRFKDKLRKLEKNL; translated from the coding sequence ATGAAGTTTACCGAGAACTTTGAGAGGGCCAAGAAGGAGGCGCTAATGAGCCTGGAAATAGCCCTGAGGAGGGGAGAGGTTGACGAAGACATAATCCCCCTACTCAAGAAAATTAACTCCATGGAGAACTACTTCACGACGAGCTCGTGCTCCGGGAGAATTTCGGTCATGGAGATGCCGCACTTCGGGGACAAGGTGAACGCCAAGTGGCTCGGGAAGTGGCACAGGGAAGTTGAGTTTGAGGAGGTTATGGAAGCTATAAAGAAGCACAGGGAGGGACAGCTCTGGCTTTTGGTTAGAAGCCCCATCCTTCACGTCGGGGCTAGAACGCTTGAAGATGCAGTTAAACTTGTCAACTTAGCGGTATCGTGCGGCTTCAAGTACTCCAACATAAAGAGCATAAGCGACAGGAAGTTAATAGTTGAGATTAGATCGACGGAGAGGCTTGATGCCTTCCTGGGGGAAGGGGGAGAGTTGCTCGTCAGCGAGGACTATATAAGAAAGCTGGTAGAGGTAGCGAATGCCCAGCTTAAGAGGTTTAAGGATAAGTTGAGGAAGCTTGAGAAAAACTTATAA
- a CDS encoding DEAD/DEAH box helicase: protein MDLISEFNRKLENAFGFTLHKYQEAVARELIDQLEHGERFITVSMPTGSGKTVLEMLTAEYLLSKGYRRILVLEPTRFLCDQMHSRWKQLVETGKEYEGNCWSFLKNYKVVISTPQTALKCVSTLQGEFDAVIIDEVHHAITGKYYNELIAELRPKVVVGFTALLPSKKAYRASVSKIGKVVGELKLLHYDFQKLISIDSQFNPPKALVDIFDSELDERERGVYDLLYFGRLPGEVRIIYFLERTFSRYGKKAFCESFFRAIEKGKIPKSKYADEISDFCRSEQLSHKARALLDILTVYNPKETPKLRPIIVFTSRKATAYEFKDAIIRELDVPSNKVEVLTSDLSKEQRKELISRAKKGDVYIIISTLVGEEGVDIPEAGVLVMTDVPKSPLRFYQRLGRLIRVSSPMNTKVFVITMTPKTEEYRDLSEAVWNLYREGVDVSYILLNLEEKLTTQKLLDYIKETTKMLNSKWASYMLLTQGDKPKDPVEYYLSALKSNEKFKETIKQRFGELSDEEFEKWTFMVTTIFFLRAWSDDIKRAMKEVEKILNKGKVVGDFDKLIKDDRLFYFYDPEGLSDMVFMELERLRKYCKENQKTFAKTFSLGSIEKDF from the coding sequence ATGGATCTTATCTCCGAGTTTAATAGAAAGCTCGAAAACGCATTTGGATTTACCCTTCACAAGTACCAAGAAGCGGTTGCTAGAGAGCTTATAGATCAATTGGAGCATGGAGAGAGATTTATCACAGTGTCAATGCCAACTGGAAGTGGAAAAACAGTTCTTGAAATGCTGACAGCAGAATATCTGCTCAGCAAAGGATACAGAAGGATACTTGTCTTGGAACCAACTCGCTTTCTCTGTGACCAGATGCACTCAAGGTGGAAACAATTAGTTGAAACTGGCAAAGAATATGAAGGAAACTGCTGGAGTTTTTTAAAGAATTATAAAGTAGTTATTTCAACCCCTCAAACAGCTCTAAAGTGTGTTTCAACCCTTCAGGGAGAGTTTGATGCCGTAATAATCGATGAGGTTCACCATGCGATCACTGGGAAGTACTACAATGAGCTTATCGCAGAGCTAAGACCAAAAGTCGTCGTTGGATTCACAGCGTTGTTACCGAGTAAGAAGGCTTACAGGGCAAGCGTTAGCAAGATTGGGAAAGTTGTTGGAGAGTTAAAACTGCTTCACTACGATTTTCAAAAGCTTATCAGTATTGACTCTCAATTCAATCCTCCAAAGGCACTCGTTGATATTTTTGACTCAGAACTAGACGAAAGGGAAAGAGGAGTGTATGACTTACTGTACTTCGGAAGGTTACCGGGAGAAGTAAGGATAATATATTTTCTCGAGAGAACATTTTCAAGGTATGGGAAAAAGGCATTCTGTGAGAGCTTTTTCAGAGCAATAGAGAAAGGAAAAATTCCAAAATCCAAATATGCAGATGAAATTAGCGACTTCTGCAGAAGTGAGCAACTTTCCCACAAAGCCCGTGCACTGCTTGATATCTTGACAGTATATAATCCCAAAGAAACCCCTAAATTAAGGCCAATTATTGTCTTTACCTCTCGAAAGGCCACCGCATATGAGTTCAAAGACGCCATAATTAGGGAGCTTGACGTGCCATCTAATAAGGTTGAAGTCCTAACAAGCGACCTTTCGAAAGAACAGAGAAAGGAATTAATCTCTAGGGCCAAAAAGGGTGATGTTTACATAATAATCTCGACGCTCGTAGGAGAAGAAGGTGTTGATATTCCCGAGGCAGGGGTTCTTGTGATGACTGACGTTCCTAAGAGCCCACTAAGGTTTTACCAGAGGCTCGGAAGACTGATTAGAGTTTCGAGCCCAATGAACACAAAGGTTTTCGTAATCACAATGACTCCCAAGACCGAAGAATATCGGGACTTAAGCGAAGCCGTATGGAACCTTTACAGGGAAGGTGTTGATGTGAGCTATATACTTCTCAACTTGGAAGAGAAGCTGACAACTCAGAAGCTCCTCGACTATATCAAGGAAACTACTAAGATGTTGAACTCAAAATGGGCATCATATATGTTGCTCACGCAGGGAGACAAGCCAAAAGACCCAGTAGAGTACTACTTAAGTGCACTTAAGTCGAATGAGAAGTTCAAAGAGACAATTAAGCAGAGATTCGGGGAGCTCTCTGATGAGGAATTCGAGAAATGGACGTTCATGGTTACCACCATATTTTTCCTAAGAGCGTGGAGCGATGACATTAAGAGAGCTATGAAAGAAGTCGAGAAAATATTAAACAAAGGAAAAGTCGTTGGGGATTTTGATAAGCTAATAAAGGATGATAGGCTGTTTTATTTTTACGACCCTGAAGGGCTTTCCGATATGGTGTTCATGGAGCTTGAACGGCTCCGCAAATACTGCAAGGAAAACCAGAAAACTTTTGCGAAAACGTTTTCTTTAGGTTCGATAGAAAAGGATTTCTGA
- a CDS encoding antitoxin VapB family protein: MMNKERASGQEKKGNFDVLMIAFGSMSDEEAERFRKTLKEVEEWMNEWTPRSLRRSDS, from the coding sequence ATGATGAACAAGGAGCGTGCTTCGGGACAGGAGAAAAAAGGCAATTTTGATGTTCTAATGATTGCATTTGGGAGCATGAGCGATGAAGAAGCTGAGAGATTCAGGAAAACATTGAAAGAAGTTGAGGAATGGATGAATGAGTGGACTCCCCGAAGCTTGCGGAGGAGTGACTCTTAA
- a CDS encoding DUF371 domain-containing protein, whose translation MMREVIRCRGHPNVKATHRSTLEVTKENYLTPRGDCIICISADKALADLNPKIKEAIRQGKKIKIRIRVGELVDEVIAQGDPRLTLESEVSMVIRKSNYVDGRTLAIKANKAAKDIDRKLIERLKNPNTEAVIEIIVEEEGI comes from the coding sequence GTGATGAGAGAGGTAATAAGGTGCAGGGGGCACCCAAACGTAAAGGCAACTCACCGCTCTACCCTTGAGGTAACGAAGGAGAACTATCTAACGCCGAGGGGAGACTGCATAATATGCATCTCAGCCGATAAGGCGTTGGCAGATCTTAATCCCAAGATAAAGGAGGCGATAAGGCAGGGGAAGAAAATCAAGATAAGGATAAGGGTTGGTGAGCTGGTGGATGAGGTTATAGCCCAGGGAGATCCAAGGCTAACTCTTGAAAGCGAAGTTTCAATGGTGATCAGAAAGAGCAACTACGTAGACGGGAGGACGCTCGCGATAAAAGCGAATAAGGCTGCAAAGGACATAGACAGAAAGCTCATTGAGAGGCTAAAGAACCCAAACACCGAGGCAGTAATTGAGATCATCGTCGAGGAGGAAGGTATATAA
- the ileS gene encoding isoleucine--tRNA ligase, whose amino-acid sequence MIKEPEVREYNPAQLEEKIEKFWKENEIYNKVKKLRENGPKYYFLDGPPYVSGAIHLGTAWNKIIKDMIIRFRTMQGYNVWRQPGYDMHGLPIEVKVEQALGLKTKKDIEEKIGVENFIQKCKEFALNNLRIMTEQFKMLGVWMDWDNPYMTIKNEYIESAWFTLKKAWEKGLLEKDKRVLHWCPRCETALAEHEVRGEYKLRKDPSIYVKFPVEGKENEYLLIWTTTPWTLPANLAVSAHPEYDYVKVKVEWEGREEYWILAKALVGKVLGEIGVKGEIVEEFKGKDLEGLRYVHILMDEYPRQKEFREKYEWAHRVILADFVTLEEGTGLVHTAPGHGEEDFEVGQKYGLPVYSPLDDQGKYTEGKWKGIYVKEADPQIIEHLKEKGYLLKAGEIEHKYPHCWRCKTPLIFRATDQWFLKVSKVKDKIIKENDEKVTWYPDWVKIRFDNGVRDSGDWVISRQRYWGIPLPIWQAEDGEIYVVGSWKELVELAVAIEVNGERIDLPESFEEKLKVIEEKLGPEDLHRPYVDAFIIKVHGKEMRRVKDVVDVWFDSGIASWASLGYPRNKELFEKLWPADFIVEGEDQVTKWFYSQQAASVIAFDTVPYLRVAMHGYVLDEKGDKMSKSLGNIIRPEEVVEKAGRDTFRFYMLWATNPWENLKFSWKGVEQVRRMLNILWNVYVLASTYMSLDKFDPTKVNPEKLPFRDEDRWILSRVNNLIEKVENGIESFYLTKATRALYEFIVEDLSRWYVRLIRKRMWVEGDDPDKLAAYYTLWKVFDVLLRLMAPFTPYIAEEIYQNLIRPFTGVESVHMLDWPKPDERAIDKELENEMEYVRRIVEAGSAARQKARIKLRYPVRRIIVETQDETVKRAVERLNRILRDQLNAKEVVLDTVKREIIVKPNFAKLGPEFKGDAKVIAKWISEHGLELYEKGEVDVEIEGKAFHLTRDHIIVEEEIPEFFVMEEFEGGRVYVDKTLTRELLSEGLAREFVRRIQEMRKRLDLDVNDRILVTIETTEENRELLEEQLDYIKRETRATEVIFGEAKGYVVEWPEVNAKIGIEKVES is encoded by the coding sequence ATGATAAAGGAGCCAGAGGTTAGAGAATACAATCCAGCTCAGCTTGAGGAAAAGATCGAGAAGTTCTGGAAGGAGAATGAGATATATAACAAGGTGAAGAAGCTCAGGGAGAATGGGCCAAAGTACTACTTCCTTGACGGTCCACCGTACGTTAGCGGAGCAATCCACCTTGGAACCGCTTGGAACAAGATAATCAAGGACATGATAATAAGATTTAGAACAATGCAGGGCTACAACGTCTGGAGACAGCCAGGCTATGACATGCACGGTCTCCCAATAGAGGTTAAAGTTGAGCAGGCCCTCGGGCTTAAAACGAAGAAGGACATAGAGGAGAAAATTGGAGTTGAGAACTTCATACAGAAGTGTAAGGAGTTTGCACTCAACAACCTCAGGATAATGACCGAGCAGTTCAAGATGCTTGGCGTTTGGATGGACTGGGATAATCCGTACATGACGATAAAGAACGAGTACATTGAATCAGCATGGTTCACGCTCAAAAAGGCCTGGGAGAAAGGCCTTCTCGAGAAGGACAAGAGGGTTCTTCACTGGTGTCCGAGGTGTGAGACAGCTTTGGCCGAGCATGAAGTTAGGGGAGAGTACAAGCTTAGGAAGGATCCGAGCATATACGTCAAGTTCCCGGTTGAGGGTAAGGAAAACGAGTACCTCCTAATTTGGACGACGACCCCATGGACCTTGCCCGCAAACCTTGCGGTTTCCGCTCACCCAGAATATGACTACGTTAAGGTCAAGGTCGAGTGGGAAGGGAGAGAAGAGTACTGGATACTCGCCAAGGCCCTAGTTGGCAAGGTTTTGGGAGAGATAGGGGTCAAGGGAGAGATCGTTGAGGAGTTCAAGGGTAAAGACCTGGAGGGATTGAGGTACGTTCACATCCTAATGGATGAGTATCCGAGGCAGAAGGAATTCAGGGAAAAATATGAGTGGGCCCACAGGGTAATCTTGGCCGACTTTGTGACGCTCGAGGAAGGTACGGGCTTAGTGCACACCGCCCCAGGACACGGTGAGGAAGACTTTGAAGTTGGACAGAAGTACGGTCTGCCAGTCTACAGCCCGCTTGACGACCAAGGAAAGTACACGGAGGGCAAGTGGAAGGGGATCTATGTCAAGGAAGCTGACCCTCAGATAATAGAGCACCTCAAGGAGAAAGGCTACCTCCTCAAGGCTGGAGAAATAGAGCACAAGTACCCGCACTGCTGGCGCTGTAAGACACCCCTGATATTTAGGGCCACAGACCAGTGGTTCCTCAAGGTCAGCAAGGTCAAGGACAAGATAATCAAGGAGAACGATGAAAAAGTTACTTGGTATCCGGACTGGGTTAAGATAAGGTTCGACAACGGAGTTAGGGACAGCGGGGACTGGGTAATAAGCAGGCAGAGGTACTGGGGCATCCCGCTCCCAATATGGCAAGCCGAGGACGGGGAAATTTACGTTGTCGGCTCTTGGAAGGAGTTAGTTGAGCTGGCAGTAGCGATAGAGGTCAACGGCGAGAGGATTGACCTCCCAGAGAGCTTCGAGGAGAAGCTCAAGGTTATCGAGGAGAAGCTCGGGCCGGAAGACCTCCACAGGCCCTATGTCGATGCATTCATAATAAAGGTCCACGGCAAGGAGATGAGAAGGGTTAAAGATGTAGTTGATGTGTGGTTCGACAGCGGAATAGCGAGCTGGGCTTCCCTGGGCTACCCCAGGAACAAGGAATTGTTCGAGAAGCTCTGGCCAGCTGATTTTATAGTTGAAGGAGAGGATCAGGTAACCAAGTGGTTCTACTCACAGCAGGCAGCTTCAGTTATAGCCTTCGACACAGTTCCTTACTTAAGGGTCGCAATGCACGGCTACGTTTTGGACGAGAAAGGAGACAAGATGAGCAAGAGCCTTGGAAACATAATAAGGCCTGAGGAAGTCGTTGAGAAGGCCGGAAGGGACACGTTTAGGTTCTACATGCTCTGGGCCACCAACCCATGGGAGAACCTCAAGTTCAGCTGGAAGGGAGTTGAGCAGGTAAGGAGGATGCTCAACATACTCTGGAACGTCTACGTCTTGGCGTCAACGTACATGAGCCTAGACAAGTTCGATCCAACTAAAGTGAATCCAGAGAAGTTACCCTTCAGGGACGAGGACAGGTGGATACTCTCAAGGGTTAACAACCTAATAGAAAAGGTCGAGAACGGAATAGAGAGCTTCTACCTCACGAAGGCAACTAGGGCCCTTTACGAGTTCATAGTTGAGGACCTGAGCAGATGGTACGTTAGGCTGATCAGGAAGAGGATGTGGGTCGAGGGGGATGACCCGGACAAGTTGGCTGCTTACTACACGCTCTGGAAGGTCTTTGATGTTCTCCTGAGGTTGATGGCCCCGTTCACACCGTACATAGCCGAGGAGATCTACCAGAACCTAATAAGGCCTTTCACTGGAGTGGAGAGCGTCCACATGCTCGACTGGCCCAAGCCAGATGAGAGGGCCATAGATAAGGAGCTCGAGAATGAGATGGAGTACGTGAGGAGAATAGTCGAGGCGGGCTCAGCTGCAAGGCAGAAGGCCAGGATCAAGCTTAGGTATCCAGTGAGGAGAATAATAGTCGAAACCCAGGATGAGACGGTAAAGAGGGCAGTTGAAAGGCTGAACAGAATACTGAGGGATCAGCTCAACGCCAAGGAGGTAGTGCTAGATACCGTCAAGAGGGAGATAATCGTCAAGCCCAACTTCGCAAAGCTTGGCCCAGAATTCAAGGGGGATGCAAAGGTTATAGCGAAGTGGATAAGCGAGCACGGCCTCGAGCTCTACGAGAAGGGCGAAGTTGACGTTGAGATTGAAGGGAAGGCATTCCACTTAACGAGGGATCACATAATAGTTGAAGAGGAGATTCCAGAGTTTTTCGTGATGGAGGAGTTCGAGGGCGGAAGGGTCTACGTGGACAAGACCCTAACCAGGGAACTGCTGTCAGAAGGTCTCGCAAGGGAATTCGTGAGGAGGATACAGGAGATGAGGAAGAGGCTTGACCTCGACGTGAACGACAGGATACTCGTGACGATAGAAACAACCGAGGAGAACAGGGAGCTACTCGAGGAGCAGCTCGACTACATAAAGAGGGAGACGAGGGCTACTGAGGTAATCTTTGGAGAGGCGAAGGGATACGTGGTGGAGTGGCCAGAGGTTAACGCGAAGATAGGGATTGAGAAGGTGGAGAGCTGA
- a CDS encoding DUF4143 domain-containing protein yields MDDEYLKRKTLEEYVDVMLYRDVVERHLIKNLKAVRLFLKLLITSFSKEFSINRSANYMKTLRIEVSKNTLHNYLKYFSDAYVIFPLKRFSYSLKKVEKSLPKIYVVDGSREGKEIEVKPLWKFLLSSPGELR; encoded by the coding sequence ATGGATGATGAGTACCTCAAAAGAAAGACCTTGGAGGAGTACGTGGATGTCATGCTTTACCGTGATGTTGTTGAAAGACACTTAATAAAGAACCTTAAGGCTGTTCGATTGTTTCTTAAGCTCCTGATAACCTCCTTTTCCAAGGAGTTTTCCATAAACAGGAGTGCGAACTACATGAAGACCCTCAGAATAGAGGTCAGTAAGAACACCCTCCACAACTACCTTAAATACTTCAGCGATGCATACGTAATATTTCCGCTGAAGAGGTTCTCGTACAGCTTAAAGAAAGTTGAGAAGAGCCTGCCTAAGATTTACGTTGTTGATGGAAGCAGGGAAGGCAAAGAGATAGAAGTGAAGCCCTTGTGGAAATTCCTTCTTAGTTCCCCTGGGGAGCTTAGATGA
- a CDS encoding transposase has translation MNYVTIKTKLEPEKREDYLKLALLAEKFRRAVELAIRLQLKGVKKSVGVKEVSRLVLNNWWYSDSAWDYAKMLLRGAEQNGGNPRHIHLKSKFLISKPKENEKGNRNVRIEWPNVRIRSNGEWLEFRMKTAEKFLPVILDVQKFKYGAQVVLKNGKIYLHVQVLFGIYLKHLGKITRGRLYADFDLNSDRVNMVILDETGIIRDVRVEHFPEVNSSGFSRRKARDLRLKALAQLLDYAYHHGVGTVFFEDLGKIKRRNGKAAGSRKGNRKASNFAKKELLEHGIVMASKRGFKVYLVNPADSSKSGRELARGLGLDVHTASAFVIGWWGVNSLKTHENSQKEEQFG, from the coding sequence GTGAACTACGTCACCATCAAGACAAAACTCGAACCAGAAAAGCGAGAGGATTATTTGAAACTCGCCCTCTTGGCGGAAAAGTTCAGAAGAGCAGTTGAGCTGGCGATAAGACTCCAGCTTAAAGGCGTTAAGAAGAGTGTGGGTGTAAAAGAAGTCTCTCGGTTAGTTCTTAATAACTGGTGGTATTCTGATAGTGCATGGGATTATGCGAAAATGTTGTTGAGAGGAGCAGAACAGAACGGTGGAAATCCAAGGCACATTCACCTGAAGTCAAAATTCCTCATCAGTAAACCTAAGGAGAATGAGAAGGGGAATAGGAACGTGAGGATTGAGTGGCCGAACGTTAGAATTCGCTCCAACGGAGAGTGGTTGGAGTTTAGAATGAAGACTGCCGAGAAGTTTCTCCCAGTTATTCTTGATGTCCAGAAGTTCAAATACGGTGCTCAGGTTGTCCTGAAGAACGGGAAGATTTACCTGCACGTCCAAGTGCTCTTTGGAATTTATCTGAAACATCTCGGAAAGATCACTAGGGGTAGGCTGTACGCCGATTTCGACTTGAACTCTGATAGGGTGAATATGGTTATTCTTGACGAGACTGGTATTATCAGGGATGTTAGGGTTGAGCACTTCCCGGAGGTCAATTCCTCCGGGTTCTCAAGAAGGAAGGCGAGGGATTTAAGGCTGAAGGCTCTTGCCCAGTTACTGGACTATGCCTACCACCACGGGGTAGGGACTGTATTCTTCGAGGACTTGGGTAAGATAAAAAGAAGAAATGGTAAGGCGGCTGGTTCGAGGAAGGGGAATAGGAAGGCCTCAAATTTCGCCAAGAAGGAGCTCCTTGAACACGGGATTGTTATGGCGTCGAAGAGAGGTTTCAAGGTTTACCTAGTTAATCCTGCCGATTCTTCGAAGTCGGGACGAGAGCTGGCCCGGGGGCTGGGGCTGGACGTCCATACTGCATCAGCGTTCGTTATTGGTTGGTGGGGCGTTAATTCCCTGAAGACTCACGAAAACTCACAAAAAGAGGAACAGTTTGGATAG
- a CDS encoding DNA-binding protein, producing MAEDIEEIRRRKLMELQKKYLEQQKAQEEEIKQQALIEAQIQAILRKILTPEARERLARVKLVRPELARQVELILVQLYQAGQITERIDDAKLKKILAQIEARTRREFRIKW from the coding sequence ATGGCAGAAGACATTGAGGAAATTAGGAGAAGAAAGCTCATGGAGTTACAGAAAAAATATTTGGAGCAGCAAAAGGCCCAAGAAGAGGAAATAAAACAGCAAGCTTTAATCGAGGCCCAGATACAGGCCATCCTTAGGAAAATCCTGACTCCAGAAGCTAGGGAAAGGCTTGCAAGGGTTAAGCTTGTAAGGCCGGAGCTCGCTAGGCAGGTAGAGTTGATTCTTGTTCAGCTCTACCAGGCGGGCCAGATTACAGAGAGGATAGATGATGCAAAGCTCAAAAAAATCTTAGCCCAGATAGAAGCGAGGACGAGAAGGGAGTTCAGGATTAAGTGGTAA
- a CDS encoding transcriptional regulator, which yields MEELKKLVKNHALGNPVRLGVMVFLLPRRKALFKDLLKVLEVTPGNLDFHLKILEKEGYVKIYKVFADRPRTIVEATDDGITKTREFLRILRALVSE from the coding sequence ATGGAGGAACTTAAGAAGCTCGTGAAAAATCATGCCCTTGGAAACCCTGTGAGGTTAGGGGTTATGGTCTTCCTCCTCCCACGAAGGAAGGCCCTCTTCAAAGACCTCCTCAAGGTTCTGGAGGTAACCCCAGGAAATCTGGATTTTCACCTTAAGATACTCGAAAAGGAAGGCTACGTGAAGATATACAAAGTCTTTGCTGACAGGCCCAGGACAATTGTGGAGGCAACTGACGATGGTATTACAAAAACTAGGGAGTTCCTCAGAATCTTGAGAGCACTGGTGTCTGAATAG
- a CDS encoding ribbon-helix-helix domain-containing protein, whose amino-acid sequence MATTVKVSARIPKGLVEKMDKLVEEGLYSSRSEIIKEALRDFLLRRRVVEDFELIEYLKSVEKILKEDWESEADEYWDEIGGVAYEPKE is encoded by the coding sequence ATGGCGACAACAGTTAAGGTTTCAGCGAGGATACCAAAGGGTCTTGTGGAGAAAATGGACAAGCTGGTAGAAGAGGGTCTTTACTCGAGCCGAAGTGAAATAATAAAAGAAGCTCTTAGGGACTTTCTGCTTCGAAGGAGAGTTGTAGAAGATTTTGAGCTTATAGAATACCTCAAAAGCGTTGAAAAAATCCTCAAAGAAGATTGGGAGAGCGAAGCAGACGAGTACTGGGACGAGATTGGGGGAGTAGCATATGAACCAAAGGAATGA
- a CDS encoding ATP-binding protein: protein MIIKFVDREEELKALRERLNSERFELIIIYGRRRVGKTRLILEAIKGTPHVYYLATEGGNLRHFKATAEKVFPHIKYVKEDWEALLHALKDKVVVIDEFPNLIKENPGIISIFQRVIDLELQNSKTKLVLLGSSVSMIKEKVLSYKSPLYGRRTASLRLRPLSFFSLRDFFPEADTRELVEVYGLTDGIPYYIAQVKLPFWEWLDEEIKSPLTFFRDEVDFLLKYEFSEPTKYRRILEAIAFGKTTLKEIKDFSGLKHSDITPYLRNLIETDLVKREVPVTERSTSKKGRYYLADNFLAFWFRFIEPNLSRIEEGTFSAEEIKESYDSYLGQVFEKVARQFLLRINKQGKLPFKFTRIGKWWHKGEEIDLIALNDKEGKALFVEVKWRDLNLREVEDIIMDLKRKSELTGIKYEKHFGIIARKIKGKEKLELAWDLEDF, encoded by the coding sequence ATGATTATCAAATTTGTTGATAGGGAGGAAGAGCTGAAGGCCTTGAGGGAGAGGCTAAATAGCGAGAGATTTGAGCTCATAATAATTTACGGGCGGAGAAGAGTTGGCAAGACAAGACTGATACTCGAGGCTATAAAAGGTACGCCTCACGTCTATTACCTAGCAACCGAAGGTGGCAATCTAAGGCACTTCAAGGCAACGGCAGAGAAAGTGTTTCCCCACATTAAGTACGTCAAAGAAGACTGGGAGGCGCTTCTTCATGCCCTTAAAGACAAGGTTGTAGTGATAGATGAATTTCCAAACCTAATAAAAGAAAATCCTGGAATAATCTCGATATTTCAGAGGGTGATTGATCTAGAGCTTCAAAATTCCAAGACGAAGCTTGTTCTTCTAGGCTCCTCAGTGAGCATGATCAAAGAGAAAGTGCTGAGCTATAAAAGCCCCCTCTATGGGAGAAGAACTGCATCGCTGAGGCTAAGGCCCCTAAGCTTTTTCTCCCTTCGAGACTTCTTCCCGGAAGCGGACACTAGAGAGCTCGTCGAAGTGTACGGACTGACTGATGGAATTCCGTACTATATAGCCCAGGTCAAACTGCCCTTCTGGGAGTGGCTCGATGAAGAGATAAAAAGTCCCCTAACCTTTTTTAGAGATGAAGTTGATTTCCTCCTTAAATACGAGTTCTCGGAACCAACAAAGTACAGGAGAATCCTCGAGGCAATAGCCTTTGGGAAAACAACTCTCAAAGAGATAAAGGACTTTTCTGGCCTGAAGCATTCAGATATAACACCGTATTTAAGGAATCTCATCGAGACGGATCTCGTTAAGAGGGAAGTTCCGGTAACGGAAAGGTCGACCTCAAAGAAGGGCAGGTATTATCTGGCCGACAACTTCCTCGCGTTCTGGTTCAGGTTCATAGAGCCGAACCTGTCTAGAATAGAGGAGGGGACTTTTAGTGCTGAGGAAATCAAGGAAAGCTATGATAGCTACTTGGGCCAAGTTTTCGAGAAAGTAGCGAGACAGTTCCTCCTAAGGATAAATAAACAGGGGAAGTTGCCCTTTAAATTCACGAGGATTGGAAAGTGGTGGCATAAGGGGGAAGAGATAGATCTAATAGCTTTAAACGATAAGGAGGGGAAGGCCCTCTTCGTTGAGGTCAAGTGGAGGGATCTGAACCTGAGAGAGGTGGAGGATATAATTATGGATCTCAAAAGAAAGAGCGAGCTTACGGGAATTAAATATGAAAAGCACTTCGGAATCATCGCGAGGAAAATAAAAGGAAAAGAAAAGCTCGAGCTTGCTTGGGATCTTGAGGATTTTTAA